CTGCCCGGTGTGGCCAGCGTCACGGTCCGACAACCGGGGCAATACCGCCTGCACCTGACCGCTGCGCAGGCCGGTCCCGCCATTTTCCAAGAACTGACCCAGGGCCACTACATCGAGGAGTTCAACCAACAACCGCCGACACTCGACGAGATTTTCCGCTTGAAAGTGGGTGAAACCCATGCTTAAAACCTGGATTGTCACCTGTGAGACCTATCTGCGTCAGGTCAAGTCCTGGAGTTTCTTCTTCATGGTCTTAGGCCCGTTTCTGATGCTGGGACTGACCGTGGGAATCACCTACGTCAGCAGCCGCAGTAACGCCAGCAGCCAAAACATCGCGGTCATCGCCGAAACGCCGGCGCTCCGGCAAAACTTTATCGCCGAGAACCCCTCGAACATCGATCAGCAAATCACCACGGTGACCGCCGCCAAAAAGGCCCTGCACCAAAATCACCTGGCCGGCTACCTGGTTTTGCGCCAGACCGACCACCAACTACGCGCCGACTACCATGGGCCCAAAGCCCTAGGCAAGGGACTCAAGGCCCAGGTCCAAAACTACCTGGCCCAGACCCAGCAGGTCACCAATTATCAACAGGCCAAGTTAACGGCCAAGCAACAACGGCTGCTCCAACGCACGCCCAAGCTGACCCAGCACATCGCGGCCAGCACCGGGACGGCTAACCTGGCCAAGACCATTTCGTTTTGGCTGATTGTCACCATGATCTACATCATCCTGGTGACCTACGCCTCGATCACCGCCCAGGAAATTGCCTCCGATAAGGGCACCAAGATCATGGAGATCATCTTTTCCAGCACCACCGCGGTCAGTTACTTCGTGGGTAAGATTTGTGGGATCTTGCTGGTAATTCTCACCCAGATTGCCATTTATCTCCTGGGTGGTTGGGCCATCTACAGTTGGGCGCTGAGTCGCCCGCATTTGCACGCGATGTGGACCCAGTACCACGCCCTGGTCACGGCGATCCTGCACAACCTCTTGAACCTCAACCTGCTGTACCTCTTGGTCGGCGTGGTGCTGTTCACCCTAGTCGCCGCCTACAGTGGGGCCGTGGTCGCCAAAGCCGAGGACGCCTCCAAGGCCGCCCAACCGGTGGTCATGCTGGGAATGGTCGGCTTCTTCGCCACCTTCCCCTTCCAGAACAACCTGGACGCCCTGCCGGTCAAAATCATGTCCTACGTGCCATTTCTGTCGTCGTACTTCATGCCGATGCGAATCATCAACGGCACCGTCAGTCTGGGCACCCAGTGGCTCTCGCTGGGGTTAGCCCTCTTGACGGTGGCCGCGCTGGCCGGATACATCGGCCGCAAATACCAACACCTGATGCTGCAGACCGATAGTCATAGTATCTGGCAACATCTCTTCCAGCGTCATTAGAAAGGAGTCTTGACATGGCGGAAAAAGAACGTTATTACCAACCGTCAAACGTGACGGACGCCCTGACCGAAGTCCAAAAATTATTTAACAGTTACCGCAACGCCCCGTTCACCCAGGAACTCCTGGACTATCACCGTAAGTTGATCGACCGTCTGACCGGTGATCTCCAGGACGCCGCGCGCGCCGAACACCGCGACGATTTGGTCGCGGCCGCGCAAAGCATGGCCCGCGCGATGCAGGGCTGGATTCAAATTCGCTATAGCGGCCAACCGTACGCCGGCCGCCTGCGGCATTTCAAATTCGTTCCCGACGCCACCGGCCCTAAATTCAAGCGCCACGTGGTCAAGGATCACGGCAGCGGGACGCACCGCAGTAGCCGTCACTAATTACTAAAATGGCCCTCAAACCAGGTAAGCCCTACTGGTTTGACGGCCATTTTTTATCTGAGAGCAAAATAAAAACTGCTAGCTATTTCAGCTAACAGTTTCATCGCCCTGCCGAGCATGTTTTTTTATTCTGCAAAAGGTAATCAAATGATTACTTTTTATACTTACCCATTGAAACAACCAAAATCATGAATGCTGTAATAGCAGTGTTTTCACCACTTATCTCTACCCCTAGATACACAAAAATGGATCCTACCGGATTTGAACCGACGACCTCCTGCATGCGAAGCAGGCGCTCTCCCAACTGAGCTAAGGACCCAAAAACTTACGTGTTTAATTATAGCACTTTCCACCAAAAAGTTAATCGGTAATCTTAATTTTAGGCAAACGCTACCAGCATTATTTATCAACCATATTTATACTTTAGAATAAACATTCCACCCCATTGATTATCTAGTTTTTAACGTCTATACTCAAGTTATTCCGAGGAGATGGTGTAAATGAAAAAAATTAGTCACCCAACGACTAAAAATATCTATTTTTGGGCGCTTATCAGTG
Above is a window of Levilactobacillus zymae DNA encoding:
- a CDS encoding ABC transporter permease, with the translated sequence MLKTWIVTCETYLRQVKSWSFFFMVLGPFLMLGLTVGITYVSSRSNASSQNIAVIAETPALRQNFIAENPSNIDQQITTVTAAKKALHQNHLAGYLVLRQTDHQLRADYHGPKALGKGLKAQVQNYLAQTQQVTNYQQAKLTAKQQRLLQRTPKLTQHIAASTGTANLAKTISFWLIVTMIYIILVTYASITAQEIASDKGTKIMEIIFSSTTAVSYFVGKICGILLVILTQIAIYLLGGWAIYSWALSRPHLHAMWTQYHALVTAILHNLLNLNLLYLLVGVVLFTLVAAYSGAVVAKAEDASKAAQPVVMLGMVGFFATFPFQNNLDALPVKIMSYVPFLSSYFMPMRIINGTVSLGTQWLSLGLALLTVAALAGYIGRKYQHLMLQTDSHSIWQHLFQRH